A stretch of the Cygnus olor isolate bCygOlo1 chromosome 25, bCygOlo1.pri.v2, whole genome shotgun sequence genome encodes the following:
- the PSMB3 gene encoding proteasome subunit beta type-3, giving the protein MASGERRAAANGRRREAGRRSRSGGGGGGRSSRAGAGGGRAAGTMSIMSYNGGAVMAMKGKSCVAIAADRRFGIQAQMVTTDFQKIFPMGERLYIGLAGLATDVQTVAQRLKFRLNLYELKEGRQIKPQTFMSMVSNLLYERRFGPYYTEPVIAGLDPITHEPFICSLDLIGCPMITDDFVVSGTCSEQMYGMCESLWEPDMEPDHLFETISQAMLNAVDRDAVSGMGVVVHIIEKDKITTRTLKARMD; this is encoded by the exons ATGGCGAGCGGCGAGCGGCGAGCGGCGGCCaatgggaggaggagggaggcggGACGAAGGAGcaggagcggcggcggcggaggcggcagaagcagcagggccggggctggcgggggaAGAGCGGCCGGCACCATG TCGATCATGTCATACAACGGCGGGGCCGTAATGGCCATGAAGGGGAAGAGCTGCGTGGCCATTGCCGCGGACCGGCGGTTCGGGATCCAGGCGCAGATGGTGACCACGGACTTCCAGAAGATTTTCCCCATGGGGGAGAGGCTGTACATCGGGCTGGCGGGGCTGGCCACCGACGTGCAGACCGT TGCCCAAAGACTGAAGTTCAGGCTGAATCTCTACGAGCTGAAAGAAGGCAGGCAGATCAAGCCTCAGACTTTTATGAGCATGGTTTCCAATCTGCTCTATGAGAGACG GTTTGGACCTTACTACACAGAACCAGTCATTGCTGGACTGGACCCCATAACACACGAACCTTTCATCTGCTCTCTAGACCTGATCGGCTGCCCCATGATAACCGATGATTTCGTGGTCAGCGGCACCTGCTCAGAGCAGATGTACGGCATGTGCGAGTCCCTCTGGGAGCCTGATATG GAACCCGATCACCTCTTTGAAACGATCTCGCAGGCCATGTTGAATGCAGTGGACAGAGATGCCGTATCTGGAATGGGCGTAGTAGTACACATAAT TGAAAAAGACAAGATCACTACCCGGACCCTGAAAGCTCGCATGGACTAG
- the PIP4K2B gene encoding phosphatidylinositol 5-phosphate 4-kinase type-2 beta isoform X1 — protein sequence MASNCAGGSAAAAGGGGGGGGSALGSALSASKTKTKKKHFVCQKVKLFRASEPLLSVLMWGANHTINELSNVPVPVMLMPDDFKAYSKIKVDNHLFNKENLPSRFKFKEYCPLVFRNLRERFGIDDQDYQNSVTRSAPVNSDSQGRCGARFLTTYDRRFVIKAVSSEDVAEMHNILKKYHQFIVECHGNTLLPQFLGMYRLTVDGVETYMVVTRNVFSHRLTVHRKYDLKGSTVSREASDKEKAKDLPTFKDNDFLNEGQKLHVGEESKKNFLEKLKRDVEFLAQLKIMDYSLLVGIHDVDRAEQEEMEVEDRAEDEECENDGLGGNPISSYGTPPDSPGNLLNYPRFFGPGEFDPSVDVYAMKSHESAPKKEVYFMAIIDILTPYDAKKKAAHAAKTVKHGAGAEISTVNPEQYSKRFNEFMSNILT from the exons AACTgcgcggggggctcggcggcggcggcgggggggggcggcggcggcggcggctcggcgCTGGGCTCGGCGCTGAGCGCCAGCAAGACCAAGACGAAGAAGAAGCACTTCGTGTGCCAGAAGGTGAAGCTGTTCCGGGCCTCCGAGCCGCTGCTCAGCGTCCTCATGTGGGGGGCCAACCACACG aTCAATGAACTCAGCAATGTTCCCGTCCCTGTCATGTTAATGCCCGACGACTTCAAAGCCTACAGTAAGATTAAGGTGGACAATCATCTATTTAACAA GGAAAACTTGCCAAGTCGCTTTAAATTTAAGGAGTACTGCCCGCTGGTGTTCCGAAACCTCCGGGAGAGATTTGGGATTGATGATCAAGACTACCAG AACTCGGTGACGCGAAGCGCCCCGGTGAACAGCGACAGCCAGGGCCGCTGCGGGGCCCGGTTCCTCACCACCTATGACAGGAGGTTTGTCATTAAGGCGGTGTCAAGCGAGGACGTAGCAGAGATGCACAACATCTTAAAGAAGTACCATCAG TTCATAGTGGAGTGCCATGGGAACACCCTCCTGCCCCAATTCCTTGGCATGTACCGGCTCACCGTGGATGGAGTGGAAACCTACATGGTGGTTACCAGAAACGTGTTTAGTCACAGGCTGACTGTGCATCGGAAATACGACCTGAAG GGCTCAACAGTATCCAGGGAAGCGAGCGATAAGGAGAAG GCCAAGGATCTGCCAACGTTCAAGGACAACGACTTCTTGAATGAGGGTCAGAAGCTGCACGTTGGAGAGGAGAGTAAAAAGAACTTCCTTGAAAAGCTGAAGCGGGATGTGGAG TTTTTAGCTCAGCTGAAGATTATGGACTACAGCCTGCTGGTCGGGATCCACGATGTTGACCgagcagagcaggaagagaTGGAAGTGGAGGATCGGGCAGAGGATGAGGAGTGCGAGAACGATGGTCTTGGAGGCAACCCCATTTCCTCCTACGGCACACCCCCTGACAGCCCTGGCAATCTCCTCAACTACCCTCGCTTCTTTGGGCCTGGAGAGTTCGATCCTTCTGTGGATGTCTATGCCATGAAAAGTCACGAAA GTGCCCCCAAGAAGGAAGTGTACTTCATGGCCATTATAGACATTCTTACGCCATACGATGCGAAGAAGAAAGCTGCACACGCTGCCAAAACGGTGAAACATGGG GCTGGGGCAGAGATCTCCACCGTGAACCCCGAGCAGTACTCTAAACGCTTCAACGAATTTATGTCCAATATCCTGACATAG
- the PIP4K2B gene encoding phosphatidylinositol 5-phosphate 4-kinase type-2 beta isoform X3 — translation MLMPDDFKAYSKIKVDNHLFNKENLPSRFKFKEYCPLVFRNLRERFGIDDQDYQNSVTRSAPVNSDSQGRCGARFLTTYDRRFVIKAVSSEDVAEMHNILKKYHQFIVECHGNTLLPQFLGMYRLTVDGVETYMVVTRNVFSHRLTVHRKYDLKGSTVSREASDKEKAKDLPTFKDNDFLNEGQKLHVGEESKKNFLEKLKRDVEFLAQLKIMDYSLLVGIHDVDRAEQEEMEVEDRAEDEECENDGLGGNPISSYGTPPDSPGNLLNYPRFFGPGEFDPSVDVYAMKSHESAPKKEVYFMAIIDILTPYDAKKKAAHAAKTVKHGAGAEISTVNPEQYSKRFNEFMSNILT, via the exons ATGTTAATGCCCGACGACTTCAAAGCCTACAGTAAGATTAAGGTGGACAATCATCTATTTAACAA GGAAAACTTGCCAAGTCGCTTTAAATTTAAGGAGTACTGCCCGCTGGTGTTCCGAAACCTCCGGGAGAGATTTGGGATTGATGATCAAGACTACCAG AACTCGGTGACGCGAAGCGCCCCGGTGAACAGCGACAGCCAGGGCCGCTGCGGGGCCCGGTTCCTCACCACCTATGACAGGAGGTTTGTCATTAAGGCGGTGTCAAGCGAGGACGTAGCAGAGATGCACAACATCTTAAAGAAGTACCATCAG TTCATAGTGGAGTGCCATGGGAACACCCTCCTGCCCCAATTCCTTGGCATGTACCGGCTCACCGTGGATGGAGTGGAAACCTACATGGTGGTTACCAGAAACGTGTTTAGTCACAGGCTGACTGTGCATCGGAAATACGACCTGAAG GGCTCAACAGTATCCAGGGAAGCGAGCGATAAGGAGAAG GCCAAGGATCTGCCAACGTTCAAGGACAACGACTTCTTGAATGAGGGTCAGAAGCTGCACGTTGGAGAGGAGAGTAAAAAGAACTTCCTTGAAAAGCTGAAGCGGGATGTGGAG TTTTTAGCTCAGCTGAAGATTATGGACTACAGCCTGCTGGTCGGGATCCACGATGTTGACCgagcagagcaggaagagaTGGAAGTGGAGGATCGGGCAGAGGATGAGGAGTGCGAGAACGATGGTCTTGGAGGCAACCCCATTTCCTCCTACGGCACACCCCCTGACAGCCCTGGCAATCTCCTCAACTACCCTCGCTTCTTTGGGCCTGGAGAGTTCGATCCTTCTGTGGATGTCTATGCCATGAAAAGTCACGAAA GTGCCCCCAAGAAGGAAGTGTACTTCATGGCCATTATAGACATTCTTACGCCATACGATGCGAAGAAGAAAGCTGCACACGCTGCCAAAACGGTGAAACATGGG GCTGGGGCAGAGATCTCCACCGTGAACCCCGAGCAGTACTCTAAACGCTTCAACGAATTTATGTCCAATATCCTGACATAG
- the PIP4K2B gene encoding phosphatidylinositol 5-phosphate 4-kinase type-2 beta isoform X2, translating to MASNCAGGSAAAAGGGGGGGGSALGSALSASKTKTKKKHFVCQKVKLFRASEPLLSVLMWGANHTINELSNVPVPVMLMPDDFKAYSKIKVDNHLFNKENLPSRFKFKEYCPLVFRNLRERFGIDDQDYQNSVTRSAPVNSDSQGRCGARFLTTYDRRFVIKAVSSEDVAEMHNILKKYHQFIVECHGNTLLPQFLGMYRLTVDGVETYMVVTRNVFSHRLTVHRKYDLKGSTVSREASDKEKAKDLPTFKDNDFLNEGQKLHVGEESKKNFLEKLKRDVEFLAQLKIMDYSLLVGIHDVDRAEQEEMEVEDRAEDEECENDGLGGNPISSYGTPPDSPGNLLNYPRFFGPGEFDPSVDVYAMKSHESWGRDLHREPRAVL from the exons AACTgcgcggggggctcggcggcggcggcgggggggggcggcggcggcggcggctcggcgCTGGGCTCGGCGCTGAGCGCCAGCAAGACCAAGACGAAGAAGAAGCACTTCGTGTGCCAGAAGGTGAAGCTGTTCCGGGCCTCCGAGCCGCTGCTCAGCGTCCTCATGTGGGGGGCCAACCACACG aTCAATGAACTCAGCAATGTTCCCGTCCCTGTCATGTTAATGCCCGACGACTTCAAAGCCTACAGTAAGATTAAGGTGGACAATCATCTATTTAACAA GGAAAACTTGCCAAGTCGCTTTAAATTTAAGGAGTACTGCCCGCTGGTGTTCCGAAACCTCCGGGAGAGATTTGGGATTGATGATCAAGACTACCAG AACTCGGTGACGCGAAGCGCCCCGGTGAACAGCGACAGCCAGGGCCGCTGCGGGGCCCGGTTCCTCACCACCTATGACAGGAGGTTTGTCATTAAGGCGGTGTCAAGCGAGGACGTAGCAGAGATGCACAACATCTTAAAGAAGTACCATCAG TTCATAGTGGAGTGCCATGGGAACACCCTCCTGCCCCAATTCCTTGGCATGTACCGGCTCACCGTGGATGGAGTGGAAACCTACATGGTGGTTACCAGAAACGTGTTTAGTCACAGGCTGACTGTGCATCGGAAATACGACCTGAAG GGCTCAACAGTATCCAGGGAAGCGAGCGATAAGGAGAAG GCCAAGGATCTGCCAACGTTCAAGGACAACGACTTCTTGAATGAGGGTCAGAAGCTGCACGTTGGAGAGGAGAGTAAAAAGAACTTCCTTGAAAAGCTGAAGCGGGATGTGGAG TTTTTAGCTCAGCTGAAGATTATGGACTACAGCCTGCTGGTCGGGATCCACGATGTTGACCgagcagagcaggaagagaTGGAAGTGGAGGATCGGGCAGAGGATGAGGAGTGCGAGAACGATGGTCTTGGAGGCAACCCCATTTCCTCCTACGGCACACCCCCTGACAGCCCTGGCAATCTCCTCAACTACCCTCGCTTCTTTGGGCCTGGAGAGTTCGATCCTTCTGTGGATGTCTATGCCATGAAAAGTCACGAAA GCTGGGGCAGAGATCTCCACCGTGAACCCCGAGCAGTACTCTAA